In a single window of the Caproicibacterium sp. BJN0003 genome:
- a CDS encoding TetR/AcrR family transcriptional regulator produces MQSKIEDKKKQKKNNLERAAYELFAEKGISGISVDQIVKRAKVAKGTFYLYFHDKTELLNKVIILYSTEIIHSAMVRAQQQNIESCVERIIFLVDDIIERFKRDPEILKIINKNLSEGLLNPTLLSAQAKENQTMEELLAAYTANMKKEKFSAQESFQLLYMIIELVAQVSYHAILRRQPTDIDHLKPILYESIRKILRR; encoded by the coding sequence TTGCAAAGCAAAATTGAAGATAAAAAGAAGCAAAAGAAAAATAATTTGGAAAGAGCGGCTTATGAACTTTTTGCAGAAAAAGGAATTTCCGGGATTTCGGTAGATCAGATTGTAAAACGGGCCAAAGTGGCAAAGGGAACGTTTTATCTTTATTTTCACGATAAAACGGAATTGCTTAATAAGGTGATCATTCTTTACAGCACTGAAATTATTCATTCTGCAATGGTTCGCGCACAGCAGCAAAATATAGAAAGCTGCGTGGAACGGATCATTTTTTTGGTGGATGATATTATTGAGCGATTTAAAAGAGATCCGGAAATTTTAAAGATTATTAATAAAAATCTTTCAGAAGGGCTTTTAAATCCAACGCTGCTTTCTGCGCAGGCAAAAGAAAACCAGACGATGGAAGAACTGCTGGCGGCTTATACAGCAAATATGAAAAAGGAAAAATTCAGTGCACAAGAATCTTTTCAACTGCTTTATATGATTATTGAATTAGTGGCTCAAGTCAGTTATCATGCAATTTTGCGCAGGCAGCCCACCGACATTGATCATCTAAAACCGATTCTTTATGAATCGATTCGAAAAATACTTCGCAGATAG
- a CDS encoding DMT family transporter — MKTSREKQAVIMMAVCAALWSTAGIFIKLIPWHSMVICGLRSLLSAVVVYIYMKYQKIPICLTKRSVLASFTLALTFICFVIANKLTTAANAIVLEFTSPIFILIMNALVFHQKIRHADALVVGITMCGITLFFFDQLGSGSLLGNFLGVFCGFCVACTYVFFGQSGKNERMSGIFLGLLISGVIGLPFAFWTPMEITVQSVLTILALGIFQLGIPYVLFGLATGDCPPLACNLIGAVEPLLNPIWVFLFNGEKPGTFALIGSVIVIFAVTGWCILQDRTLKREQQC, encoded by the coding sequence TTGAAAACTTCCCGTGAGAAGCAGGCTGTTATCATGATGGCGGTATGTGCGGCACTTTGGAGTACTGCCGGAATTTTTATTAAATTGATTCCATGGCATTCGATGGTAATTTGTGGACTTCGCAGCTTGCTTTCAGCAGTCGTTGTTTATATATATATGAAATATCAAAAGATTCCGATTTGTTTGACGAAGCGTTCGGTTCTGGCCAGCTTTACTTTGGCCCTTACTTTTATCTGTTTTGTAATTGCCAATAAGCTGACGACGGCTGCCAATGCGATCGTGCTGGAATTTACTTCTCCAATCTTTATTCTAATTATGAATGCATTGGTTTTCCATCAGAAAATTCGCCATGCAGATGCACTTGTTGTAGGGATTACAATGTGTGGAATCACGCTTTTCTTTTTTGATCAGCTTGGCAGCGGAAGCCTTCTTGGAAATTTTCTGGGCGTTTTTTGTGGCTTTTGTGTTGCCTGTACCTATGTCTTTTTCGGGCAAAGCGGAAAGAACGAGCGAATGTCTGGAATCTTTTTAGGCCTTTTGATATCGGGGGTAATTGGGCTGCCGTTTGCTTTTTGGACACCGATGGAGATAACAGTACAGAGCGTTCTTACGATTTTGGCGTTGGGAATTTTTCAGCTCGGAATTCCTTATGTGCTTTTTGGACTTGCAACGGGAGATTGCCCTCCGCTTGCATGTAATTTGATTGGAGCAGTTGAACCTTTGCTAAATCCTATTTGGGTGTTTTTATTTAATGGGGAAAAACCAGGAACTTTTGCGCTGATTGGAAGTGTCATTGTGATTTTCGCAGTGACAGGTTGGTGCATTTTGCAGGATCGTACTTTAAAACGGGAACAACAGTGTTAA
- a CDS encoding RICIN domain-containing protein, which produces MTKRNVTAKFASQTKYYRIVSKQSGKAIDVCDAAMESGILLEVNDKNNSDSQLWMIIPGQKSTCRFRNKATNKFFDVIEGGTKNGCWLHQWEEANASTQLWKIESTGTAGAYKIKSIAAEKYLDIVGISSIAGANLQLWENTDGDNQEWALELMEDFTPKKEKKAKMAASKAKSTTSKPKKITPKKAIEKSE; this is translated from the coding sequence ATGACAAAAAGAAATGTAACCGCAAAATTTGCCTCTCAGACAAAGTATTATCGAATTGTTTCAAAGCAGAGCGGAAAAGCGATCGATGTATGCGATGCCGCAATGGAAAGCGGAATACTGCTGGAAGTCAATGATAAAAACAATTCTGACAGTCAGCTGTGGATGATTATTCCCGGTCAAAAATCCACCTGCCGCTTTCGCAACAAGGCAACCAATAAATTCTTCGATGTGATCGAAGGCGGAACTAAAAATGGTTGCTGGCTCCACCAATGGGAAGAAGCAAATGCTTCCACGCAGCTTTGGAAAATTGAATCTACCGGAACGGCCGGTGCTTATAAAATCAAATCTATTGCTGCCGAAAAATATCTGGATATCGTTGGTATTTCCTCTATTGCCGGCGCTAATTTGCAGCTTTGGGAAAATACAGATGGGGATAACCAAGAGTGGGCACTGGAACTGATGGAAGATTTCACTCCTAAAAAAGAAAAGAAAGCCAAAATGGCGGCTTCTAAAGCAAAAAGCACAACATCAAAGCCGAAAAAAATCACTCCTAAAAAAGCAATTGAAAAATCCGAATGA
- a CDS encoding efflux RND transporter permease subunit, protein MQRFAKWIVHHRRVIVILAVLLLIPSVIGYSKTFVNYDILSYLPENLDSMIGQKYLDKDFNMGSSAMLVVDNMEDKDVVNLKNQIKEVPGVHKVIWADDIKDTSIPNDVLPDDFKKIFYSDTGTMMIISFEDSAASPSTFQAIAQIRSISNKNCFLAGMTAIVKDTKDIVETEMPKYVLVAVLLSMIVLFLSLESTIVPLIFMLGIVFPIIYNFGSNVFLGQVSYITQALAAVLQLGVTMDFSIFLLHRYNEECTKQSDRENAMATAIVATFNSITGSSLTTIAGFLALCTMSLKLGADIGIVMAKGVLLGVISTLTVLPSLLMTFDHAIGKYRHRVLIHETKKIPQFIVKHHKGILVVFVLLLIPFSVAQGKVSQYYALDQTLPQDLNSIVSTNKLKKDFKMDTTHFVLVSDQLDDYKIKNLTEELQNVDGVNEALSYEKYVGGGIPTAFEPAAIQETFNQGGHKMILVNSLYKAGSDQCNAQLDEMKKIAKSYDADAVIAGEGAMTKDLVQVADIDFKNVSVVSILAVFVIILISFKSISIPVLLVAAIEFAITVNMGIPYFTGTVIPFIASIVIGTIQLGATIDYAILMTNRFREELNNGSVPEQAMLTAVTKCSTSILTSGLTFFSATLGVVLVSRVDLIKSLCSMLARGALISMVTIIFVLPAILLLFNKVIEKTSYHWIQNKTNSKEIETA, encoded by the coding sequence ATGCAGCGATTTGCAAAATGGATTGTGCATCACCGGAGAGTCATTGTAATTCTTGCAGTTTTGCTACTGATTCCATCAGTCATTGGATACAGCAAGACTTTTGTAAATTATGATATTTTGTCTTATCTTCCAGAGAATCTGGATTCTATGATTGGCCAGAAATATTTGGATAAAGATTTTAATATGGGAAGTTCCGCGATGCTGGTAGTTGATAATATGGAGGATAAAGATGTTGTCAACTTAAAAAATCAAATTAAAGAAGTTCCCGGGGTCCATAAAGTAATCTGGGCAGATGATATTAAGGATACCTCGATCCCGAACGATGTTCTGCCGGATGATTTTAAAAAGATTTTTTATAGCGATACCGGAACAATGATGATCATTTCATTTGAAGACAGCGCCGCGTCGCCAAGCACTTTTCAGGCGATTGCACAGATTCGCTCTATTTCAAATAAAAATTGTTTTTTAGCTGGTATGACGGCAATCGTCAAAGATACAAAAGATATTGTTGAAACAGAAATGCCAAAATATGTTTTGGTCGCAGTCCTGCTCAGTATGATAGTCCTTTTCCTCTCTTTGGAGAGCACGATTGTACCGTTGATTTTTATGCTGGGCATCGTTTTCCCGATCATTTACAATTTTGGCAGTAACGTTTTTCTTGGCCAGGTTTCTTATATCACCCAAGCGTTGGCAGCAGTTCTCCAATTAGGGGTAACGATGGATTTTTCTATTTTTCTTCTGCATCGCTATAACGAAGAGTGTACGAAACAGTCTGATCGAGAAAATGCGATGGCTACCGCGATTGTTGCAACTTTTAATTCTATTACAGGCAGTAGTCTGACAACAATTGCAGGTTTTCTTGCACTTTGTACCATGAGTCTTAAATTGGGAGCCGATATTGGTATCGTGATGGCGAAAGGTGTGCTTCTAGGTGTGATCAGTACGCTTACCGTTCTGCCGTCGCTTTTGATGACATTTGATCATGCCATCGGTAAATATAGACACCGTGTGCTGATTCATGAAACAAAGAAAATTCCGCAGTTTATTGTAAAGCATCATAAAGGGATTTTAGTTGTCTTTGTTTTACTGCTAATTCCGTTCTCAGTAGCACAGGGAAAAGTCAGTCAGTATTATGCGCTGGATCAGACCCTGCCGCAGGATTTGAATTCAATCGTCAGCACCAATAAACTTAAAAAAGATTTTAAGATGGATACCACCCACTTTGTATTAGTCAGCGATCAGCTGGATGATTATAAAATCAAAAATCTGACCGAGGAACTGCAAAATGTCGATGGTGTTAATGAGGCGCTTTCCTATGAGAAATATGTAGGGGGCGGAATTCCCACAGCGTTTGAACCAGCAGCTATTCAGGAGACATTCAATCAAGGCGGCCATAAAATGATTCTGGTCAACAGCCTTTACAAAGCGGGTAGCGATCAGTGCAATGCACAGCTTGATGAGATGAAGAAAATTGCGAAGTCTTATGACGCGGATGCTGTGATCGCGGGCGAAGGCGCTATGACAAAAGACTTGGTTCAGGTTGCTGATATTGATTTTAAAAATGTCAGTGTCGTTTCGATTCTTGCAGTGTTTGTCATTATTTTGATTTCGTTTAAATCAATTTCAATTCCGGTCCTTTTGGTTGCAGCAATTGAATTTGCAATCACCGTGAATATGGGCATTCCGTACTTTACCGGAACGGTCATTCCGTTTATTGCGAGTATCGTGATCGGAACGATTCAGTTGGGAGCAACGATTGATTATGCAATCCTAATGACGAATCGATTCCGTGAAGAGCTCAATAACGGCAGTGTGCCGGAACAGGCTATGCTGACGGCAGTTACAAAATGTTCTACCTCTATTTTGACGAGCGGCCTAACCTTTTTCTCAGCAACTTTGGGCGTGGTGCTTGTTTCCAGAGTGGATCTAATTAAGAGCCTCTGCTCTATGCTGGCTCGAGGCGCGTTGATCAGTATGGTAACAATTATATTTGTTTTGCCGGCTATTTTGCTTTTGTTTAACAAAGTGATTGAAAAGACCAGCTATCACTGGATTCAGAATAAGACTAATTCAAAGGAGATTGAGACAGCATGA
- a CDS encoding class I SAM-dependent rRNA methyltransferase → MKKIYPQVAVSKKAEAFLLMGHPWVYDTEVTPIGEVAEDGGLVTIHSQKGSFLGTGFYNSHSKIRVRVLSRNANDEINERFFARRLRYAWEYRKSIMKAEDLDACRIIFGEADQMPGLTVDKFHDILVTQTLCLGMEKWKPVIFEALYQILKDDGIEIRGIFERNDVGIRELEGMEQGKGFYPLKEVEIPSSCEVPIVENGIRYFVDFENGQKTGFFLDQKYNRRAVAQIAKNKKVLDCFTHTGSFGLNAAKGGAQHVHAVDISDDAIKMAQRNAKENHLDSKMSFETANVFDLLSSLTPKQYDFIILDPPAFTKSRRTVEHAAHGYLEINERAMKLLPRGGYLATCSCSHFMTDELFRKMLREASSKACVSLRQIEERQQGPDHPILWNVPETDYLKFYLFQVV, encoded by the coding sequence ATGAAAAAAATTTATCCGCAGGTTGCGGTCAGTAAAAAAGCGGAAGCTTTTCTTTTGATGGGACATCCCTGGGTTTATGATACGGAAGTTACGCCCATAGGAGAAGTTGCAGAAGATGGAGGGCTTGTCACAATTCATTCTCAGAAAGGAAGCTTTCTTGGGACAGGCTTTTATAATTCGCACAGCAAGATTCGGGTACGGGTGCTTTCCAGAAATGCGAATGATGAGATCAACGAAAGATTCTTTGCTCGTCGCCTGCGCTATGCCTGGGAATACCGAAAAAGTATTATGAAAGCGGAAGATTTGGATGCCTGCCGTATTATTTTCGGAGAGGCGGATCAGATGCCTGGTCTGACAGTCGATAAATTTCATGATATTTTAGTCACCCAGACATTGTGCCTTGGAATGGAAAAATGGAAACCGGTTATTTTTGAGGCACTTTATCAGATACTAAAAGATGACGGAATTGAAATTCGCGGAATTTTCGAACGCAATGATGTAGGAATTCGAGAGCTGGAAGGGATGGAACAGGGAAAAGGATTTTATCCTTTAAAGGAAGTGGAGATTCCATCTTCCTGTGAAGTCCCGATTGTGGAAAACGGTATTCGTTATTTTGTAGATTTCGAAAACGGACAGAAAACGGGTTTCTTTTTGGATCAGAAGTATAATCGACGCGCAGTTGCACAAATTGCAAAAAACAAGAAAGTGTTGGATTGCTTTACCCATACAGGTTCATTTGGTTTAAACGCGGCTAAGGGCGGGGCACAGCATGTTCATGCAGTGGATATCAGCGATGATGCGATTAAAATGGCGCAAAGAAATGCAAAAGAAAATCACCTGGACTCCAAAATGAGTTTTGAAACGGCAAATGTTTTTGATCTGCTTTCCAGCCTTACACCAAAACAATACGATTTTATCATTTTGGATCCACCTGCGTTTACAAAGAGCCGCAGAACGGTAGAACATGCAGCACACGGCTATTTAGAGATCAATGAACGTGCAATGAAGCTGCTGCCTCGTGGAGGATATCTTGCAACCTGTTCCTGTTCCCATTTTATGACGGATGAACTGTTCCGGAAAATGCTGCGGGAGGCATCCTCAAAAGCGTGTGTTTCTCTGCGGCAGATTGAAGAAAGACAGCAGGGACCGGATCATCCGATTCTGTGGAATGTCCCCGAAACAGACTACCTAAAATTCTATTTATTTCAGGTAGTCTAA
- a CDS encoding mechanosensitive ion channel family protein, with translation MPFETMWQDFLLWIQGALPRLIGALLIFAIGWKLSDWLIRIGKRMLNRTGVEAGFVTFVGSLLKILLKVIVVIAVLDQLNVNVSAIVAAVGAAGVTAALALKDNLSNVACGAQIILTKPFKVGDYIAVDSTEGTVMRIEMMFTVLKTFDNREVVIPNSTLTAAVITNYTAMENRMLDLTYGISYQDDLLAAKAVLQKLAEENPKILKEPAPMVAVREHGASAVRLLLRVWCKTADYWPLYYEMQEQVKLAFDRAKLTIPFDQVDVHLKDEIKEYHPDK, from the coding sequence ATGCCATTTGAAACCATGTGGCAGGATTTTCTTTTGTGGATACAAGGGGCGTTGCCAAGACTGATTGGTGCACTTCTGATCTTTGCAATCGGCTGGAAACTCAGTGACTGGCTGATTCGGATTGGAAAACGTATGCTGAACCGCACCGGTGTTGAGGCTGGCTTTGTTACGTTTGTAGGTTCTTTACTGAAAATTTTGCTGAAAGTAATCGTTGTGATTGCTGTACTGGATCAGCTCAATGTGAATGTCAGTGCAATCGTGGCGGCAGTTGGCGCGGCCGGAGTGACTGCGGCATTGGCTTTAAAAGATAATCTCAGCAATGTTGCATGTGGAGCGCAGATTATTTTGACAAAGCCTTTTAAAGTGGGGGATTATATCGCTGTGGACAGTACCGAGGGGACTGTTATGCGAATCGAAATGATGTTTACTGTTCTGAAGACCTTTGATAATCGAGAAGTTGTGATTCCTAATTCTACTTTAACGGCGGCTGTGATTACGAATTATACCGCGATGGAAAATCGTATGCTCGATCTTACCTATGGAATTTCTTATCAAGACGATTTGTTGGCGGCAAAAGCAGTACTGCAGAAATTAGCAGAAGAGAATCCAAAAATTTTGAAAGAGCCGGCTCCGATGGTGGCTGTACGAGAGCATGGAGCAAGTGCGGTGCGTCTGCTCCTTCGTGTTTGGTGCAAAACAGCCGATTATTGGCCGCTGTACTATGAAATGCAGGAACAAGTCAAATTGGCGTTTGACCGTGCCAAACTTACCATCCCGTTTGATCAAGTTGATGTTCATCTGAAAGATGAGATAAAAGAGTATCATCCAGACAAATAG